CGATTTGAAGTCAAAGAATATACTGGTCACCTCGAACGGCTCCTGCGTGATAGCCGATTTTGGACTGGCCGTTACCCATTCGCACGTCACAGGACAACTGGACCTGGGCAACAACCCCAAAGTGGGCACCAAGCGCTACATGGCCCCAGAGGTTCTTGATGAAAGGTGTGTgcttattggcagtacaaaaaagaatatttttaCATTAACAATTTGTCTATTGTAGCATTGATTTAGAATGCTTCGAAGCACTACGCCGGACAGATATTTACGCATTTGGACTTGTCCTCTGGGAGGTTTGTCGCCGCACCATTTCTTGCGGCATAGCAGAGGAGTACAAGGTGCCCTTCTACGATGTGGTGCCAATGGATCCCAGCTTCGAGGATATGCGCAAGGTGGTCTGCATCGACAACTACAGGCCCTCCATTCCCAATCGCTGGAGCTCGGATTCGGTAAGTCGCTTTCGATTGCCATTCTCTAGATCTTTGATCTCATTGTTGTTCTCATTTTTTAGTTAATGACTGGCATGTCCAAGCTCATGAAGGAGTGCTGGCACCAAAACCCCGACGTGCGCTTGCCAGCGCTGCGCATCAAAAAGACTATACATAAGCTGGCTTCCGCTGACGAGAAGATACGCCTGGACTTCGACGAGGTCTGCGTTTAGTGGTAGTAGTCGAGCCTTAGCTGTAAGCGGTAATTTAGTTGTACCACATAGGTAGTCTAAGATTCATTCATTGACATACCCTGCATTTCACACTATTAGTTCGTAGGTATATTATTCAAAGCTAAGCCAAGATCCTGCGTGTTGAAGCAAACTAATCCAAGTACAAGACCCTTGGGAGCTTATAGTTATATAGAAGActttaacatatttactttatGTTTGGATTGACTTTATCGTTTCCGTTCCACCGTGAGCCTAGCCTGAAAAGGGTGCCTTTGAAATTGCCTTAAGTTAAAGTTAGCATCGACTCTAATGTATGTTCTTGGGATATCATCCTGTAAAGTTGTCATTTCACTATTTACCATTATTCATTGTTCATCAAGTGCCATTTGCAATTGAGAATTGTAAACGCCTTAACTTTAAGCTCACTCTTTGAACTTTACACTAAATTCATAACTCTAGAACTTGTCCATGCTATGATAAAACCATAAGCCACACCACCAACTGACTTGCTATCTTAGTTAGTTAAGCCTTTAGGACTTAGATACCCACGCATAGAAGCATACACACCTACTTGTATATTGTACAAATGGCAAGCTATTTAAGTTTTGTATAGTctaaacgaaatgaaatacaCGAATAGGCATTAAACTTTGGGATAACTGGGTTTATTTGCTCGGTTAATGTCAATTGTCTGGCGTCAGTACCCGGAAGCTATCGTCGTTTTCTTCGTCTAGGAAGAGCAGACGGAAGATGTCGTTGAAGAAGTCGGGATAGTAGTCGCATGCGCGTTTGCAGTCCGGAGTCCAGTTGATTTCCAGCAACTGGGGCTCCATCAACTTCTCCTTATCGTCCTTCCACCGCAGCATGATGTCGGCTGCGTAAAGAGCTCGTGATTGGGCACAAGGAGCCAGGCCGCAGGGTGGATCTGCTTGACTGGCGCACTGAAGCACCTCGAGCAGCATGCTACAGATCTGCTGCTCCAGAGCCGACCAATCGTTATCCGGATACTGTTCCTGCCAGAGCGTCAGGAAGTCGTCGCACTTGACGTGATGCAGCTGCGCCTCCGTCTGGTAGTTCATCACCGTGTAGTGTTTCTCGTAGTCATCGAAGTGATCCAGCGTGAAGGGATGGTTTGCGAAACGCAGGAAGAACTTCCGGTGTATATATGCCTTCAGGGGTTTGACGCTTTTCAACAGGATTACATAGCGAATATCGAACTTAACGCTGCCTTCCACCTCCTGCCGACTAAAGAGAACTGGTCGCTCGATGTACTTCTGCGCTATCTTCGGTCCAGTGGCCGGTAGACGTACGATCTGCTTGATGTTGTCCGTGATATGTGTGTCCAATCCGCGAGCCAAGTTCCAGGGCTTGATAATCCAGTGGTTGTCGAGGCCCTTGGCTGCTCTCGTTTGGTAGTAAGCCGCGAACTCCTTTACTTCGGTGGACAGATTATAGGTGGTGGGGAGCCATGCCGGAAACGTTTCAAGCGTAAGGCTATCATGGTGCTCCTTGGCCGCCCGGCGGCCCACAATGCTAAGGAGATCCTTGATGGTGATCACGTACTCGAACGGAAACTGATTGATGAACTTGCCGGGCGACCTATCTGCAAAATCCTCGAAATTCTTGAAGTGGTGTGTGAGCCAAAGGACATCCGCCTCGTCTGCGTTGTTAACTAGGATGAACTCGGACGAAGTTAGATGACGGCGCACCACCTCGTACTCTGCATACACCTTCAGCGGATCGCAACGTGACCTGGCTGGCAGTGGAACAGTATCGCCTTTGGGATAGGTCTCAGGGATGTGACCGCTGGTAAAGTAATCTGCCCGGGGTTCAACCTGCAAGAAGCTTTCGCCCGTGAGGTCGGCATCGCGCCAGGGTAAAAGCAGCGCAGGCCGCTGGGGCGCATCCTTTGCCACGTGCTCCACCATATCGCGGGTCACCGCTTCTCCGACATCGCAGTCCCGAATCGGAAAGAGCACACTGTATGTGGTTTGGGTGTTTAGGTAGAGCAGCGGAACAAGTCGAAAGTTGGGATCGTCCGAGTGGTTCACAGCCGAGCCGACTTCGTCCATCACATACCAGATGGGCTGGCGCTCCTCGTCCGACAAGCCTTCGCTGCCGATGGAGTAGGCGTGGCAGTACTTCCACAGACGGCGCAGGATCTTGTCGACCCGATCCTTCAGCTCAAGGTCAACGCCAGTGATGGCAGAAAGTCGCTCCGCCAGTTGCGGATactcctccagctgctgccGAGCACCGTTTAGCCGGAACGTCCAGGCGTGATCGACCAAATAGATGGCCTGAGGATCACTGGCCTTTATGCCCTGCTCCCGGGCTACGCCCAGTGCGAACACAGGGTTGGGACTGTCATCGTCCTCGGCCGGATTCTGCTGTTCATCCTCATCGTAGTCGATCAGCATCAACTGGAGTGCCTCGCCGGCATCGAAGGTTTCCGTGGTCAGTTTTCGGAACAGAGCCGGCCAAAATATCAGCGGAATACCGGAGGACTCCAGCTGTGGCTTGTGCAGCGCCACAAACTCGTTGTACTTGTTTATGCCGTCCATTTGCAGAAAGGAATTCTCTTGGAGCACGACCCGGTTAAAGTGACCGTATACGCCGTGTTGATGCATGTTTCTTCTTCTGCCGCGGAGGAAAATTGCACTTTTAGGAGTCGGTTCCGTTGCCACTATATTCTATGAGATCTGGTTTGAACATAAAACTATCAAAAGTACGTTTTCAAAAAAAGACTTAAGCACGAATccaaaataaaacacacagGGCTTCAA
The sequence above is drawn from the Drosophila melanogaster chromosome 2R genome and encodes:
- the TTLL12 gene encoding tubulin tyrosine ligase-like 12, translating into MDGINKYNEFVALHKPQLESSGIPLIFWPALFRKLTTETFDAGEALQLMLIDYDEDEQQNPAEDDDSPNPVFALGVAREQGIKASDPQAIYLVDHAWTFRLNGARQQLEEYPQLAERLSAITGVDLELKDRVDKILRRLWKYCHAYSIGSEGLSDEERQPIWYVMDEVGSAVNHSDDPNFRLVPLLYLNTQTTYSVLFPIRDCDVGEAVTRDMVEHVAKDAPQRPALLLPWRDADLTGESFLQVEPRADYFTSGHIPETYPKGDTVPLPARSRCDPLKVYAEYEVVRRHLTSSEFILVNNADEADVLWLTHHFKNFEDFADRSPGKFINQFPFEYVITIKDLLSIVGRRAAKEHHDSLTLETFPAWLPTTYNLSTEVKEFAAYYQTRAAKGLDNHWIIKPWNLARGLDTHITDNIKQIVRLPATGPKIAQKYIERPVLFSRQEVEGSVKFDIRYVILLKSVKPLKAYIHRKFFLRFANHPFTLDHFDDYEKHYTVMNYQTEAQLHHVKCDDFLTLWQEQYPDNDWSALEQQICSMLLEVLQCASQADPPCGLAPCAQSRALYAADIMLRWKDDKEKLMEPQLLEINWTPDCKRACDYYPDFFNDIFRLLFLDEENDDSFRVLTPDN